A window of the Nitrospira sp. genome harbors these coding sequences:
- a CDS encoding TatD family hydrolase, with amino-acid sequence MIDTHTHLDDARYNEDREAVITRAQETGVEAFVTIGCDLPTSQAAVALSERYPFVYASVGVHPHEVKHVRDGWYDEFRRLAENKNVVAYGEIGLDYHYNHSSPKEQRDRFREQVQLARELALPVIIHTREAQEDTLAILKEERASEVGGVFHCFSGDSRLAKEALQLGFYLSFSGILTFQNATPLREVAKHTPLDRVLIETDCPYLTPVPYRGKRNEPAYVSQVAKQLAGLHPELSLDDVQRITTVNAKRLFKIA; translated from the coding sequence ATGATCGACACCCACACACATCTCGATGATGCTCGATACAACGAAGACAGAGAGGCTGTCATCACCCGCGCCCAAGAGACCGGGGTCGAGGCATTCGTCACCATTGGCTGTGATCTACCGACCAGCCAAGCGGCCGTCGCGCTCTCTGAGCGATATCCCTTCGTGTACGCGTCGGTCGGCGTCCATCCCCATGAGGTCAAACATGTCCGGGACGGCTGGTACGATGAATTCCGGCGTCTGGCGGAGAACAAAAACGTGGTGGCCTATGGGGAAATCGGGCTGGACTACCATTACAATCACTCTTCGCCAAAAGAACAGCGCGATCGGTTCCGCGAACAGGTTCAGCTTGCACGCGAGCTCGCGCTGCCCGTGATCATTCATACAAGGGAAGCCCAAGAGGATACGCTTGCGATTCTGAAGGAGGAGAGAGCGTCGGAGGTTGGTGGGGTATTCCACTGTTTTTCCGGAGATAGCCGCCTGGCGAAAGAAGCTTTGCAGCTTGGGTTCTACCTGTCGTTTTCAGGAATCCTCACGTTTCAAAACGCGACTCCGCTGCGCGAGGTCGCCAAACACACCCCGTTAGATCGCGTGCTCATCGAGACCGATTGTCCCTATCTCACGCCCGTTCCCTACCGGGGGAAACGTAACGAACCAGCCTACGTATCCCAGGTGGCCAAGCAACTTGCCGGGCTCCATCCCGAACTCTCCCTCGACGACGTGCAGAGAATAACCACCGTGAATGCCAAGCGACTGTTCAAAATCGCCTGA
- a CDS encoding biopolymer transporter ExbD: MERELNQINVIPLVDVMLVLLVIVLTTATFISTGQVPVELAKAKEVSDHQDVPLMITLTSDGRLFLNDQPVPDNGLATALNDHPRESAVVLRADRVTVLERFVGVVDEVRGLGFKQVSLEVLRS; this comes from the coding sequence ATGGAGCGTGAGCTGAATCAGATCAATGTCATCCCTCTCGTGGACGTGATGCTGGTTCTCTTGGTCATTGTCCTGACCACGGCCACGTTCATTTCGACGGGACAAGTGCCGGTCGAACTGGCAAAAGCGAAGGAAGTCAGCGATCACCAGGACGTGCCGCTGATGATTACCTTGACGTCCGATGGCCGGCTGTTTCTGAACGACCAACCAGTCCCGGACAATGGGCTGGCGACTGCCTTGAACGATCATCCTCGCGAGTCAGCGGTCGTATTGCGGGCTGATCGAGTGACCGTCTTGGAGCGGTTCGTGGGAGTGGTCGACGAAGTGAGGGGACTTGGATTTAAGCAGGTGAGTCTTGAGGTCTTGCGATCATGA
- a CDS encoding RNA polymerase sigma factor, whose amino-acid sequence MRTQGLNLVGIESMVSRDARGSSGTSLTLTYEQIAGLFHQYREELTRRLVGMVRSHETAADLVQDTYVRLLRLGGRQAVEQPRALLHRIAANLAIDHLRKEKHPVHAADGLDAAMAVPSHVPSPERELLGKQRFRIVLQAIERLPSRTREAFLLCRVYGYSYQEIATRMNISESAVEKLLMRALDRSCEALDVLNNAE is encoded by the coding sequence ATGAGGACCCAGGGCCTGAATCTTGTTGGAATAGAGTCCATGGTATCGCGCGATGCTCGCGGGTCGTCGGGTACCTCTCTAACACTCACGTACGAGCAGATCGCGGGCTTGTTTCATCAGTACCGCGAGGAACTCACCCGCCGCCTTGTCGGTATGGTGAGATCGCACGAGACCGCTGCCGATCTTGTGCAGGATACGTATGTGCGGCTGCTGCGGCTGGGCGGTCGGCAGGCCGTCGAGCAACCGCGCGCCCTGCTTCACCGGATTGCGGCCAACTTGGCGATCGACCATTTACGAAAAGAAAAGCATCCGGTCCATGCCGCCGATGGTTTGGATGCCGCGATGGCGGTGCCCAGTCACGTGCCCTCTCCGGAACGCGAGTTGCTCGGCAAACAGCGGTTTCGAATCGTCCTTCAAGCGATTGAACGTTTGCCCTCCCGAACCCGCGAAGCCTTCCTGCTCTGCAGAGTGTATGGGTACTCCTATCAAGAGATCGCGACCCGCATGAATATCTCTGAAAGCGCCGTGGAGAAGCTGCTGATGCGCGCGCTGGATCGGAGCTGTGAAGCGCTCGACGTGTTAAACAACGCTGAGTGA
- a CDS encoding NYN domain-containing protein, with the protein MPTHLIVDGYNVLAGAGSLSGHLESARETLVHDLAAYRHRKNYIITVVFDGWQQGRSSEQREHRAGVQVIYSKRGERADQVIQRLARGYGADCAVVSSDHEIMNAAKAHGAFTMGAREFAGKLRMSSGAVGTVPYKELDSGDDTRPRRGPEKKGNPRKLPKAQRQRDRRLRRF; encoded by the coding sequence ATGCCGACGCATCTGATCGTCGATGGGTATAACGTGCTGGCTGGCGCCGGAAGTCTTTCCGGACACCTTGAATCGGCCCGCGAAACGTTGGTGCACGATCTTGCGGCCTATCGGCATCGAAAGAATTACATCATCACAGTCGTATTCGACGGCTGGCAGCAAGGCCGATCATCGGAGCAACGGGAGCATCGTGCCGGAGTCCAAGTGATCTATTCAAAACGGGGTGAGCGAGCGGATCAGGTCATCCAACGGTTGGCACGGGGGTATGGGGCGGATTGTGCGGTTGTCAGTTCCGATCACGAGATCATGAATGCGGCCAAAGCCCATGGGGCCTTTACCATGGGTGCTCGGGAGTTTGCTGGGAAGCTCCGCATGTCATCGGGGGCGGTCGGCACTGTACCATACAAAGAACTAGATTCTGGCGACGACACCCGCCCGAGACGCGGACCGGAGAAGAAGGGAAATCCTCGCAAGCTTCCAAAGGCGCAACGGCAGCGAGACCGCCGACTCAGGCGATTTTGA
- a CDS encoding energy transducer TonB: protein MTTIELSQVGVSAVVDTSAVGEQARGWTVSLLLHGVAVAGALFLMTEIDKPILPESFHWDVSMVEAPTQSEAPPAEPVVQPPPSPVTPKPPVRPTSKPIAQQPQPMIQQESVVTHAEPVMEYAPVETAENQVVTSEAAVAQTVEPSTPQRVEQAYPVESQGPAVEHRTVQYRQVQYRRTQTDYGWLRDMLWERIEELKRYPALARTNHWEGRVVVQAVIKADGTVGDLSVAESSGHPLLDEEALVVMKKASPLTLKHQLERSQITILVPISYRLDG from the coding sequence ATGACGACCATTGAGCTCAGTCAGGTCGGCGTGAGTGCTGTCGTCGACACGAGTGCGGTCGGCGAGCAGGCCCGGGGGTGGACGGTCTCCCTGCTGCTTCATGGCGTGGCCGTGGCAGGCGCGCTTTTCCTCATGACGGAAATCGACAAGCCGATTCTGCCGGAGTCGTTTCACTGGGACGTCTCGATGGTGGAAGCACCGACGCAATCTGAAGCGCCGCCGGCCGAACCGGTGGTTCAGCCTCCTCCTTCGCCCGTCACGCCGAAGCCACCCGTCAGACCGACATCCAAGCCGATCGCTCAACAACCTCAACCAATGATACAACAGGAGTCTGTGGTCACCCACGCAGAGCCGGTGATGGAATATGCTCCCGTAGAGACGGCTGAAAATCAGGTCGTCACATCGGAGGCCGCCGTCGCACAAACGGTCGAACCATCAACCCCGCAGAGGGTTGAGCAGGCATATCCGGTCGAATCCCAAGGACCTGCCGTGGAGCACCGAACGGTTCAATATCGGCAGGTTCAGTATCGTCGAACCCAAACGGACTACGGCTGGCTCCGCGACATGCTTTGGGAACGGATCGAAGAATTAAAGCGCTATCCGGCGCTGGCAAGAACCAACCATTGGGAAGGCAGGGTCGTCGTCCAGGCAGTCATCAAGGCGGACGGGACAGTGGGAGATCTCAGTGTCGCTGAAAGCTCAGGCCACCCGCTGCTGGATGAGGAGGCGTTGGTGGTCATGAAGAAAGCATCCCCGTTGACGCTCAAACATCAATTGGAGAGGTCGCAGATTACCATTCTGGTTCCGATCAGTTATCGATTGGACGGGTAA
- a CDS encoding N-acetylmuramoyl-L-alanine amidase, producing the protein MIDPGHGGKDPGARGLRRTEEKDITLKVGLRLRELLSRRPGVRVLMTRDRDMFIDLEDRARFANRNEADLFVSIHVNSHPSRAVKGIEIYHFGEAKDQRALEVAARENGTPISNTGIGWEYLVADLLTAKKIEESLELAWNAKESMVSRLNGQYVVNDHGVKTAPFYVLRFTSMPSILTEIAYISNPDEEALLRNPAFVRDVAQSLYHGIVSFLTNNRQNIR; encoded by the coding sequence GTGATCGATCCCGGCCATGGTGGGAAAGATCCTGGCGCACGAGGCCTCAGAAGGACCGAGGAGAAGGATATTACCCTCAAGGTAGGACTCCGGCTTCGTGAGCTCCTAAGCCGACGGCCCGGCGTACGCGTGTTGATGACCCGGGACCGTGATATGTTCATTGACCTGGAGGATCGAGCCAGGTTTGCAAACAGGAACGAAGCCGATCTCTTTGTCTCCATTCACGTCAACTCTCATCCATCACGCGCGGTCAAAGGGATCGAAATTTATCACTTCGGAGAGGCCAAGGATCAGCGGGCTCTCGAGGTCGCGGCACGGGAAAACGGCACCCCGATCAGCAACACCGGGATCGGATGGGAATACCTCGTAGCGGATCTCTTAACGGCGAAGAAGATCGAGGAATCTCTGGAGCTCGCTTGGAACGCCAAGGAATCCATGGTCTCCCGGTTGAACGGGCAATACGTGGTCAACGACCATGGCGTCAAGACGGCACCATTTTATGTATTGAGGTTTACGAGCATGCCGAGCATCCTGACCGAGATCGCCTATATTTCTAACCCTGACGAAGAAGCTCTCCTTAGAAACCCGGCGTTCGTCCGGGATGTCGCTCAGTCCCTCTACCATGGTATTGTTTCGTTTCTCACCAATAATCGGCAGAACATCCGATGA
- a CDS encoding TonB-dependent receptor, with product MKRVERDNGPVSRDGDRDGRWVHAWLRDLCRRILLLALIVTVADDLFAQQSVPPGTKNAPIEFNISAQPLGSALNAFAEKTGWQVSVPTELVADRTSSGISGIHQPEAALQALLAGTGLTYSLTEGNAVTLVPGAAMPTVAAPSIGGSEATTPGSQAGSTDTTMAKPIKVSEIVVKEKRERRDSYTVDEVSSATRIPVPVHDTPRSVEVVTRQVLDDQKVTRFSEALRNVSGVAESNTQGGRAGEFTIRGFASEFNVFKNGFRDDATFASTTARDIINLERIEVVKGPPSYLYGRGDPGGVINQITKAPLKNPYYSAEMLIGSYNLYRPQFDIGGPLNASKTLTFRFNGMFESSGSYREGVESTRTFLAPTIGWEIGPRTTLRFEGEYLYSRAPIDRGLTAFGGGVLPIPISTFLGDPARMDIAQNGKATLILLHDFNDMFRWRTGFRAAVNSDQYRSREAWFYVGDESDGILNLAQFYIPKTSQSYYLQNEVHGNFSTGPIKHKAIVGIELGREVSDESVADDNQGQDTTVQGAFSYINVFNPADRLFLDTPLTTTSDSKEVNGILGVYFGDHLSLTDKLHLHAGGRFDYFKQDLTNRPTDLDPTQTEEGLTDTAFSPSVGLTYQPWKPIALYANYTESFMPNVGTRSFDRSLLSPQRGKAYEGGVKFRFFEDRLRATIAGFHINKTNVPTIDPINGLPFVVATGEQRSQGIEFDVAGRILPGWDLIGNYAYIDARVTEDNEFLVGSRLPNVPLNQGSLWTTYFLQEGPLKGLGAGLGMYAQGKRNGMPQCQNPDDCPAPYELPGFVRMDAAVYYRKPEIFTRTNLLAAVNFTNLLDQRYFTGTLGIREVVYTGAPFTVIGSVKLEFF from the coding sequence ATGAAGAGAGTGGAGCGAGATAACGGACCTGTTTCACGAGACGGTGATCGAGACGGCCGATGGGTTCACGCGTGGTTGCGGGATTTGTGTCGGCGCATCCTGCTTCTCGCACTGATCGTGACGGTCGCCGACGACCTATTCGCGCAACAGAGCGTTCCGCCTGGGACAAAAAACGCTCCGATTGAGTTCAACATTTCTGCGCAACCGCTCGGCTCCGCGCTGAACGCCTTCGCCGAGAAGACTGGTTGGCAGGTCAGTGTGCCGACCGAGCTGGTCGCCGATCGGACATCCTCTGGGATCAGCGGGATCCATCAGCCTGAAGCTGCGCTTCAGGCGCTGTTGGCCGGTACAGGACTGACCTATAGTTTGACCGAGGGCAATGCCGTCACGCTCGTGCCGGGAGCCGCAATGCCGACCGTGGCCGCACCGTCGATCGGTGGAAGTGAGGCCACAACGCCGGGATCGCAGGCTGGGTCGACGGATACCACAATGGCGAAGCCCATCAAGGTGTCTGAAATTGTGGTGAAAGAAAAACGTGAGCGGCGAGATTCCTATACTGTCGATGAAGTCTCGAGCGCGACCAGGATTCCTGTGCCGGTGCACGACACCCCTCGATCGGTCGAGGTGGTAACGAGGCAGGTGCTGGACGATCAAAAAGTCACCCGGTTCAGTGAGGCTCTGCGCAATGTAAGCGGGGTGGCGGAATCCAATACTCAGGGCGGTCGCGCCGGCGAATTCACGATCCGGGGATTTGCGTCGGAGTTCAACGTCTTCAAGAACGGCTTTCGCGATGACGCCACATTCGCCTCAACCACCGCGCGAGACATCATCAACCTAGAGCGCATCGAGGTCGTCAAAGGTCCACCGTCCTATCTGTACGGTCGGGGCGATCCGGGTGGTGTGATCAATCAAATCACGAAGGCACCGCTGAAAAATCCTTACTACTCGGCGGAAATGCTCATCGGCAGTTATAACCTGTATCGTCCACAGTTCGACATCGGCGGCCCGCTGAACGCCAGCAAGACGCTGACGTTTCGATTTAACGGCATGTTCGAGTCATCTGGCAGTTACCGAGAAGGGGTCGAGTCGACCAGGACCTTCCTGGCGCCGACGATCGGGTGGGAAATCGGGCCTCGGACGACCTTGAGGTTCGAAGGTGAGTACCTATACAGTCGCGCCCCCATCGACCGCGGATTGACCGCCTTCGGCGGAGGCGTCTTGCCGATCCCGATCAGCACCTTCTTAGGTGATCCGGCTCGTATGGATATAGCGCAAAATGGGAAAGCCACGCTGATCCTGTTACACGACTTCAACGACATGTTCAGGTGGCGCACCGGTTTTAGAGCGGCGGTGAACAGCGACCAGTATCGGAGCCGGGAAGCGTGGTTCTACGTCGGGGACGAAAGCGATGGCATTTTGAATCTGGCGCAGTTTTACATCCCGAAGACCAGCCAGAGTTACTATTTGCAGAATGAAGTGCACGGAAATTTTTCCACCGGCCCGATCAAGCACAAGGCCATCGTCGGGATCGAGCTGGGACGTGAAGTCTCTGATGAGTCAGTAGCCGACGATAATCAGGGTCAGGATACCACCGTACAGGGAGCCTTCAGCTATATTAACGTTTTCAATCCTGCCGACCGACTCTTTCTGGATACCCCGCTCACCACAACCAGCGATAGCAAAGAAGTCAACGGTATTCTGGGCGTCTATTTCGGCGATCACCTGAGCCTCACGGACAAGCTCCACCTGCACGCCGGTGGCCGGTTCGATTACTTTAAGCAAGACCTCACCAATCGTCCCACCGATCTCGATCCGACTCAAACTGAGGAAGGCCTAACCGACACGGCTTTCAGCCCGTCGGTTGGACTGACCTATCAACCCTGGAAACCCATCGCGTTGTATGCCAACTATACCGAGTCCTTCATGCCTAATGTCGGAACCAGAAGCTTTGACCGGTCGCTGTTGAGTCCACAGCGGGGCAAGGCCTATGAGGGAGGGGTCAAGTTTCGATTCTTCGAGGACCGGTTACGGGCGACGATCGCCGGTTTTCACATCAATAAGACAAATGTGCCGACGATCGATCCTATCAACGGATTACCGTTTGTGGTAGCGACGGGTGAACAGCGGAGTCAAGGTATCGAGTTCGACGTGGCAGGAAGGATTTTGCCGGGGTGGGATCTCATCGGCAACTATGCCTACATCGACGCGAGGGTCACCGAAGATAATGAATTTTTGGTAGGAAGCCGACTGCCCAACGTCCCCCTCAACCAGGGCAGCCTCTGGACGACCTATTTTCTCCAGGAGGGTCCGCTCAAAGGCCTTGGCGCTGGACTCGGCATGTATGCCCAAGGCAAGCGGAACGGCATGCCCCAATGCCAGAATCCAGACGATTGCCCGGCACCGTACGAACTTCCCGGGTTTGTTCGCATGGATGCCGCGGTGTACTATCGGAAGCCGGAAATATTCACCCGAACCAACTTACTCGCTGCCGTGAACTTCACCAACCTGTTGGATCAGCGGTACTTTACCGGAACGTTGGGAATCCGGGAAGTTGTCTACACCGGCGCGCCCTTCACGGTGATCGGTTCCGTGAAGCTGGAGTTTTTCTAG
- a CDS encoding FecR family protein: protein MRPCEEEARLRKEAVAWVVRLQNDSLSPEERRAFNGWYEQSPAHALMFRKVLTVWDSPDLRAAAEAAVQADPSSFKIRTTVRRWWPIPVAACIILVIVVAVHLDVMTRWRADYRTEVGERRTVELPDRSIVTLNTQSAIELSFDASTRRIRLLKGEALFNVRHDPAHPFIVESADTATRAVGTAFVVRAEPAGDQVIVIEGAVEVDAISSRRETHLPAIATSGSRIDMVQGRMGEPYPVDISAASAWARGRLVVNGVPFAQVIDELRRYYPGTIVLWNHTIDEMRVTGTYNLDDPARVLSLLTQTLPIRQVSWTDRIVILF, encoded by the coding sequence ATGCGTCCATGTGAAGAAGAAGCCAGGCTCCGGAAGGAAGCCGTAGCGTGGGTTGTTCGGTTGCAGAACGATAGCCTGTCGCCGGAAGAGCGACGGGCATTCAACGGGTGGTACGAGCAGAGTCCGGCGCATGCGCTGATGTTTCGTAAGGTTTTGACCGTTTGGGACAGTCCCGATTTGCGCGCGGCTGCGGAAGCGGCTGTGCAGGCCGATCCTTCCTCGTTCAAGATAAGAACTACGGTGCGTCGATGGTGGCCGATTCCAGTCGCCGCTTGTATCATCCTGGTCATTGTCGTCGCGGTACACCTCGATGTTATGACGCGATGGCGGGCCGATTATCGGACCGAAGTCGGCGAGCGCCGCACTGTCGAATTGCCGGACCGGTCGATTGTTACCCTCAACACTCAATCAGCGATCGAGCTTTCGTTTGACGCCTCGACACGCCGAATCCGTTTGCTCAAAGGGGAAGCGCTCTTCAACGTCCGGCATGATCCGGCTCATCCGTTCATCGTGGAAAGCGCCGACACTGCCACGCGAGCTGTCGGAACGGCTTTTGTCGTGAGAGCGGAGCCGGCTGGTGATCAGGTGATCGTCATCGAAGGTGCTGTCGAAGTCGATGCGATCAGTTCTAGACGAGAGACGCATCTACCGGCAATCGCGACTTCCGGATCGCGGATCGATATGGTGCAAGGCCGGATGGGGGAACCGTACCCGGTCGATATCTCGGCGGCTTCAGCCTGGGCGCGAGGGCGGCTCGTGGTCAACGGCGTCCCATTCGCCCAGGTGATCGACGAATTGCGTCGGTACTATCCTGGCACGATCGTCTTGTGGAACCACACCATCGACGAGATGCGGGTGACGGGGACCTATAACCTTGATGACCCCGCAAGAGTCTTGTCTCTTCTGACCCAGACCCTTCCGATCCGACAGGTCAGCTGGACCGATCGCATTGTGATTCTCTTCTAG
- a CDS encoding PepSY-associated TM helix domain-containing protein, with translation MITDQFRSDITQAKVIDPIDASTGLSSPASAQPHFKLKKFWLKIHLYLGLFGGGLFVLMSLTGSFLVFYKAIDEWLNPALVTTSGEGSYRPLNEIVVVAKMAGPSDSLLDSIEWPSHRHSVFLTWHKMPADTVGGFRWFQVAIDPYTGAVLTEDREWGGYLVSFIYKLHASLLMDDVGATILGFVAIALLVSISTGVYLWWPRSGRLRQALIFTSARSLIRRQYEWHKLSGFYGAIILGMLAFTGLYLEFSDYVVPIVRLFSSVQEFPEEETLESIPMAGTPPLSAEEAIALAGRVLPEGELRSISIPQGDTDVYQISLRQPGEVMESSGQSQVWLDQYSGKILRVYDWRQFTGGETFLAWLFPLHNGEAFGLAGRWIVFFIGFVPPVLYVTALRMWWLKRQAHRRRSAYDPEHDHRHPPLPD, from the coding sequence ATGATTACCGACCAGTTCAGGTCTGATATCACGCAAGCGAAGGTGATCGACCCCATTGATGCTTCTACAGGCCTTTCTTCACCAGCGTCGGCGCAGCCTCATTTTAAATTAAAAAAGTTTTGGCTGAAGATCCACCTCTATCTGGGACTGTTTGGTGGCGGGCTGTTCGTATTAATGAGCCTTACCGGAAGCTTCTTGGTCTTCTATAAGGCCATCGACGAATGGTTGAATCCTGCGTTGGTGACGACGAGCGGCGAGGGTTCCTACCGACCCTTGAATGAGATCGTCGTGGTGGCCAAGATGGCTGGCCCATCCGACAGCCTGCTGGATAGTATCGAATGGCCGTCGCACCGGCACAGTGTTTTTCTTACCTGGCACAAGATGCCGGCCGATACGGTCGGTGGCTTCCGCTGGTTTCAAGTGGCCATCGATCCGTATACGGGAGCCGTGCTGACCGAAGACCGTGAATGGGGCGGATACCTGGTGTCGTTCATCTACAAGCTGCATGCATCACTCCTGATGGACGATGTTGGTGCGACGATATTAGGGTTTGTCGCTATCGCGCTGCTTGTCTCGATTAGTACCGGTGTGTATCTTTGGTGGCCGCGTTCCGGCCGCCTCCGTCAAGCACTGATCTTCACATCGGCCAGGAGCCTGATTCGCCGACAGTACGAATGGCACAAGCTTAGTGGGTTCTACGGCGCGATCATTCTGGGGATGCTCGCCTTTACGGGTCTGTACCTGGAATTTAGCGACTATGTGGTTCCGATCGTTCGACTCTTTTCATCGGTTCAAGAATTTCCTGAAGAAGAAACACTGGAATCCATTCCAATGGCAGGCACTCCGCCGTTGTCCGCCGAGGAGGCAATCGCGCTCGCGGGGCGAGTGCTTCCGGAAGGGGAGTTGCGGTCCATCAGCATTCCTCAAGGGGATACGGATGTCTATCAAATCAGTCTGCGCCAGCCGGGCGAGGTCATGGAATCGAGCGGTCAAAGCCAAGTCTGGCTGGATCAATACAGCGGTAAGATCCTTCGCGTCTACGATTGGCGGCAGTTTACCGGCGGCGAAACGTTCTTGGCTTGGCTCTTTCCTCTGCACAACGGCGAAGCATTCGGCCTCGCCGGTCGCTGGATCGTGTTCTTCATCGGGTTTGTCCCTCCCGTGCTTTACGTCACTGCGCTGCGTATGTGGTGGCTCAAGCGACAGGCGCATCGCCGGCGATCGGCATATGATCCGGAACATGATCATCGCCATCCTCCGTTGCCGGATTGA
- the exbB gene encoding TonB-system energizer ExbB, whose amino-acid sequence MDALKDLVDYGIIGLLLALSLWALAVAVERWLYYRRVSLNQFENIQIMEIDLTKRLVVIGTVAANAPYIGLLGTVLGIMLTFHTMGMSGTMAVSAIMVGLSLALKATAIGLLVAIPCVVLNNILRRRVAELLTLYKVQHGA is encoded by the coding sequence ATGGACGCGCTTAAAGATCTAGTGGATTACGGAATCATTGGGCTGCTCTTAGCGCTCAGTCTCTGGGCACTGGCCGTGGCGGTGGAACGGTGGCTCTACTATCGACGTGTGAGCCTCAATCAGTTCGAGAATATTCAGATCATGGAAATAGACCTGACAAAACGGCTGGTCGTGATCGGAACGGTGGCTGCCAACGCGCCGTACATTGGTCTCTTGGGGACCGTGTTGGGGATTATGTTGACGTTCCATACGATGGGCATGTCGGGAACAATGGCGGTCAGTGCCATTATGGTCGGGTTAAGCCTGGCGCTCAAGGCGACGGCTATCGGACTGTTGGTCGCGATCCCGTGCGTTGTGCTGAACAACATCCTCAGGCGTCGTGTCGCCGAACTGCTTACCCTGTACAAGGTGCAGCATGGAGCGTGA